From the genome of Rhineura floridana isolate rRhiFlo1 chromosome 7, rRhiFlo1.hap2, whole genome shotgun sequence, one region includes:
- the GPR87 gene encoding G-protein coupled receptor 87 isoform X2 yields the protein MTDHHLGQGSSILNNCSQELPGNSTSNEFTTIVLPVFYLLIFLASILLNSLAVWIFFHIRNKTSFIFYLKNIVVADLLMTLTFPFKIIQDSRLAPWHFNFFLCRYTTVLFYANMYTTIVFLGLISIDRYLKVVKPFGDSRMYSITFTKILSACVWIVMTFLALPNMIFTNGYPTRKNVGDCLKLKSPLGVKWHKAVIYINNSMFIIVLIVLIGCYIEISKYICKSNKQFISSSSRKRKHNQSIRVVIAVFFTCFLPYHLCRMPFIFGHLDKFLDDSAHKILYYCKEVTLFLSACNVCLDPIIYFFMCRSFSRRLFRKSNMRTRSESIRSLQSVRRSEVRIYHEYVDL from the exons ATGACAG ATCATCACCTGGGTCAAGGCAGCAGCATTTTAAACAATTGTTCGCAAGAACTACCTGGGAATTCCACCAGTAATGAATTTACAACCATTGTTTTGCCTGTGTTTTACCTCCTCATATTCCTGGCAAGCATCTTACTGAACAGTTTGGCAGTATGGATTTTCTTCCACATCAGGAACAAGACAAGCTTTATTTTTTACCTCAAAAATATTGTGGTTGCAGATTTGCTGATGACCCTGACGTTTCCATTTAAAATCATTCAGGACTCAAGGCTGGCACCATGGCACTTCAATTTTTTTCTGTGCCGGTATACAACAGTTTTGTTTTATGCCAACATGTACACTACAATTGTGTTTCTTGGACTCATTAGTATTGACCGGTATCTAAAAGTGGTGAAACCATTTGGAGATTCCAGGATGTACAGCATCACTTTCACCAAGATTCTGTCTGCATGCGTCTGGATTGTGATGACATTTTTAGCCTTGCCAAATATGATCTTTACAAATGGTTATCCAACTAGGAAAAATGTAGGCGACTGCTTAAAACTGAAGAGTCCTCTGGGAGTCAAATGGCACAAAGCTGTCATTTACATCAATAACAGCATGTTTATCATTGTACTGATAGTATTAATAGGATGTTATATTGAAATATCCAAGTATATCtgtaaatcaaacaaacaatttATCAGCTCTTCAAGTCGCAAACGAAAACACAACCAAAGCATAAGAGTGGTTATAGCTGTATTTTTCACTTGCTTTTTACCATATCATTTGTGCAGAATGCCCTTTATTTTTGGTCATCTAGATAAATTTTTAGATGATTCAGCACACAAAATCCTGTACTACTGCAAGGAAGTGACTCTTTTCCTGTCTGCATGCAATGTGTGCCTAGATCCAATTATCTATTTTTTCATGTGTAGATCATTTTCACGAAGGCTGTTCAGGAAATCAAACATGCGAACAAGGAGCGAAAGCATTAGATCACTTCAGAGTGTTAGAAGATCAGAGGTGCGCATATATCATGAATATGTTGATCTGTGA
- the GPR87 gene encoding G-protein coupled receptor 87 isoform X1, whose translation MMYPRSIATSVSPEKHLTCKSTIVMGCNMSYVKLPDHHLGQGSSILNNCSQELPGNSTSNEFTTIVLPVFYLLIFLASILLNSLAVWIFFHIRNKTSFIFYLKNIVVADLLMTLTFPFKIIQDSRLAPWHFNFFLCRYTTVLFYANMYTTIVFLGLISIDRYLKVVKPFGDSRMYSITFTKILSACVWIVMTFLALPNMIFTNGYPTRKNVGDCLKLKSPLGVKWHKAVIYINNSMFIIVLIVLIGCYIEISKYICKSNKQFISSSSRKRKHNQSIRVVIAVFFTCFLPYHLCRMPFIFGHLDKFLDDSAHKILYYCKEVTLFLSACNVCLDPIIYFFMCRSFSRRLFRKSNMRTRSESIRSLQSVRRSEVRIYHEYVDL comes from the exons ATGATGTACCCCAGATCAATTGCCACCAGTGTGTCTCCTGAAAAGCATTTGACCTGCAAATCAACAATAGTAATGGGGTGTAACATGTCATATGTGAAGCTTCCAG ATCATCACCTGGGTCAAGGCAGCAGCATTTTAAACAATTGTTCGCAAGAACTACCTGGGAATTCCACCAGTAATGAATTTACAACCATTGTTTTGCCTGTGTTTTACCTCCTCATATTCCTGGCAAGCATCTTACTGAACAGTTTGGCAGTATGGATTTTCTTCCACATCAGGAACAAGACAAGCTTTATTTTTTACCTCAAAAATATTGTGGTTGCAGATTTGCTGATGACCCTGACGTTTCCATTTAAAATCATTCAGGACTCAAGGCTGGCACCATGGCACTTCAATTTTTTTCTGTGCCGGTATACAACAGTTTTGTTTTATGCCAACATGTACACTACAATTGTGTTTCTTGGACTCATTAGTATTGACCGGTATCTAAAAGTGGTGAAACCATTTGGAGATTCCAGGATGTACAGCATCACTTTCACCAAGATTCTGTCTGCATGCGTCTGGATTGTGATGACATTTTTAGCCTTGCCAAATATGATCTTTACAAATGGTTATCCAACTAGGAAAAATGTAGGCGACTGCTTAAAACTGAAGAGTCCTCTGGGAGTCAAATGGCACAAAGCTGTCATTTACATCAATAACAGCATGTTTATCATTGTACTGATAGTATTAATAGGATGTTATATTGAAATATCCAAGTATATCtgtaaatcaaacaaacaatttATCAGCTCTTCAAGTCGCAAACGAAAACACAACCAAAGCATAAGAGTGGTTATAGCTGTATTTTTCACTTGCTTTTTACCATATCATTTGTGCAGAATGCCCTTTATTTTTGGTCATCTAGATAAATTTTTAGATGATTCAGCACACAAAATCCTGTACTACTGCAAGGAAGTGACTCTTTTCCTGTCTGCATGCAATGTGTGCCTAGATCCAATTATCTATTTTTTCATGTGTAGATCATTTTCACGAAGGCTGTTCAGGAAATCAAACATGCGAACAAGGAGCGAAAGCATTAGATCACTTCAGAGTGTTAGAAGATCAGAGGTGCGCATATATCATGAATATGTTGATCTGTGA